CACATCATTTACTGTGTAAAGTTATTGTGAGAATTTTTTATGTAGCAATTGTTAATTAGTATGTTCCTCTCAGGAACTAGTCAGTATTTAGGATTTAACCATAATTTGATTTTGCCCTGGAATTAAAAGCATTGACATTTTAATAGTAAAATATCTCATTAGATTAGTACATCTCAAAGTTATTTTATCTTGAATAAAACAGGCAAGGTATTAACAACTGTAAACGTGTTTATTACAAGTTACTTTGCAACAATAATTAGCTAAGATTTAAACAGCAATTTTGTAATCAGTCTTCATtggccaagatttttttaaaattacattccTAAATCAACATTGAGGTAAATCAGCAAagtagttaagcatgttcttaagtatCTTTCCAAACTGGGACCTCGCCTAATCAATGGCTGGAAATGCTGACAACTGTCTTGGTGGCTATTCCTACTACAAATAGTAAAAGCCTATTTGTGAGTTAGAACTGCCTGTAGATGATGCTCTGTTCACATTACTGATGTGTTTTACCTCTAGCAGTTAGTGACTAACTACTAAGAAAGCAGTACTATTTTCTCTATATTCCATTAGTTTCACAAGCCCCACCATTCAAGTCAGTATTTTCTGTATTTtgagtttaaaaaatgtattaacaGCAAGAACACCCATGCCCTAATGGATGCCATTTGGTTGATACAAGAACAAGTGTAAGTGTTTCAAACTGGTTTGCAATGTTTTAATATGGGTAGTAACAACTGGAGGATTCATCGCATCTAATGTGCAATTTAGGGGAAGGCAGTCTCCATTGCTGCTCTCTTTGGACTAAATAAAACATTAATCTGCTAGTTTAACACAAGAATACATAGTATTAATCACTTTTAAAAGGAATTATCAATAGTTTTACACTATTAATTGTTGAGGTGGTCTGTTTGTTTCTGTATGCTATTTTGTCACATTACACTTTAAAATAGTACATTTCTTTAATGCATGAATATGATTGTATTACCTCCAAGTGCCAGGGCTTATGGTGTCCTTATTTTTACACCAGTCATCTCTGTATTATGTATATAATAATCACTTTGGTTTAAAATACCTTAATAAACTGTTAGACTGTGGTGAACACATcacattcttttttcctttgtttgtttttaacttttcagAAGGTTTATTCATGTGCATTTTGGAAACAGGTTTTAGATTCTTCCATTCAGCCAGGAGTTCCTTTTGCATTTCTGCAGGTAGttcagaaaaaatatttgggTCAATATTAGGAGGAAATACAATTCTTCCTTCTCCTGATGCTTGCTCTCTCTGACCTTCATCCTGAGAGGctgctccaatgggctgctcttgtGTGTCTGAACTGTGGggctgaaaaaaatgttgttGACTTTGCAAGTTCAATACAATTGAATCAGTGGTACTGAAATTCAGTGATTCCTTAGGTACTTGTTCCATACAGTCATCCATTAATGCACTTTCAGGGTACTCAGGAGGATCCTGTAGACTGAGAATACAATTAGGATTAGGGCTGTGTACCATGGCAGTCTCCATCTCACTGGTAGATTGAAAGTGTTCACTGCATACCAAACTGCTGATACTATGATCTGCTCTTCTGGAATTCGGGGTAGTGTGCATTTGTTCTTGTGCAAAAAATGGTAGTGCTCCTTTAGAAAAAGGTAATGGCTGGCTCAAAACATTCTGTGTATGGATCCTTTCCCCAGTTTTGTCAGAAATAATTTCCTCTTTAATATCTTCTGGAAGCTGACTGAAGACTTCCTGGTCAATGCCAGCGGGAAGCAAATGAAGTGGGCAAACAGGAATTTCAGGTTCTTCTGTGCAGCTTTTGGTTTCTAGTGAAGATTCTCTAGTTCTTATTCTTCTGTCTGGTACAAAACTGCAGGAGTTCACTTGGTCTTGTGGAACACCTTCCATTTTCTACagcataaaatatattatttagcTACACAATGcatatgaaaaatattaaatgattAAAAGGACACCATGTCATAAATACAATTATACTGATAGTGATCCCTTAAATCCTGCTTCCACAAACAAAACTTACCACTGAATCACCCAGCAACAAAGATTTTTCTATTCAACCTAGTACTTAGAGATAGATAATGGACCAGATATTTAAAGAGTTTCGCTGCGGTTGTAAAACAAGTACCGTCTGGCAGCCCAGCTACATCAAAGTCCTTCAATATGCCTAAATACTTATTTACAGACTGTATCATTAAAGTTTGCAtctaaagaaaatttaaaaaggacAAAACTTTCAAACCAAATTATGTTGCAcccagaaaagaagaatgagccTCTGTGTAAAAGCAATTATCAGAGAAAAGAGAAGATATGAGAGCATGGACACCTGAGAAGTTGGGATAAGGGTAGGGAGTTAACAGAGCTGGATGTCTGCATATAGGTTGTATGACAGATTGTGGAAGGGTAGGTGGTCAGCTAGGGACAAATGTGCAGTGAAAAAAGGAgagaaccaagaacaaaagatATAAACTTTGCACATCTCACCTAACGGAGTAATTGCATACCAAATACTGATCATTATAGACACAAGATCTGTTTGCATGTATAAATGTGTGACTTGAAGTCATGATTACTTGTATGTAACCAAGGACCAGAATTTTGATAAATTAACCTCAAGTTTCTAAATACAAAGTAGATCTTAAATGATCAACAGTACAGTGACTCACAAATACTAAGAATTAAAaaatacagaatcatagaatatcaggattggaagggacctcaggaggtcatctagtccaaccctctgctcaaagcaggaccaatccccaatttttgccccagattccctaaatgacccctcaaggattgaactcacaactctgggtttagcaggtcaatgctcaaaccactgagctatccctcccctcaaagACATCTGGGGTGAAGTgctagccccactgaaatcaatgagagttttactgTGTCTTCAATGAGGCCAAGATTTCAACCATGGTCTTTTGTCAACTTCCCtatatttccattaaaaaaaaatctatattaaagTAACACATCATAGTTGATTTAAATTATATAAGTGAGATTTGAAGATGAAATCCTACCCTTAATTCCTAGCCTGAACAGGGTGAGTTAAGAGCATATGGAAAGTAAAGCAACCCAGTGTTTGAAGACACCCTTATAGCTAAGTGCAAAAAGGTAAATTAAGGGCACTTGAACACGATTAAATTCAAGCTAAACAGTTAAAGATATTTTATGAGAGAAAGAAATATTTAGGTCACTTCAGTTCCACCATGACCTATAGATCACACATTACAGAAGCACTGAGGTTTTCAAAAATGGATGCTGAAAAATTAGGCTCTTAACTTCATACTTAGGTATCTACTtaagtagcctgatttttcagacgTGCTGAGCAGGCAGAagagctcccattaaagtcaggggGAAACCTAAATTTTAGGCATCCACTTCTGAAAACCTTGGCTCCACAAGCTCCTCTCTTTTTTCCACAGTAATAAAGTTTCATTGCCTAGTATTGTCCCATTCAAGACATGGTAATTGAAAACAGATTAATACTACCAAAGAAGGATAGCATAAACTCATCTTGTAAATAGCTTGTACTCAGGAGAGCCCACAGAGTCCTTCATTTTTACTACCGAGATGATATTTGGGACTATAAAACTTCTTAAAGTATTAAGGATACtacagcatatatatatatagtctcaGTCTGAATTTAGTGCACTTGATTTGATTGACAGTTTTTAATAATCTTCAACTTACTTTGCCAGCACTTGAAGGGGGTGACGACCGAGTTAAATAAAATCCTATGGATCCTTTGGCGAGGCTAGGCAGAGCTTTAAGATTTGAGAAGCAGACACTCAGAAGGGTAAGATGAAATGGCATCTCCACTTTTATCATCTTTCTAAACAATTTCATAAGGATACCAACCAGTGGGGCTACAACGTCATAGGTTCCTGAAtatgaaatgtaaacaaacagcagAATTAATTTAAATCTTTCTATAGGGGGCTGAATGGAATTAAGGTTTGTGCATGAGATAGTCTGGACTTTTAACACTTTGCACTAATGCAAAATAAGTTAGCATTTACCCTAATTGTTCAATGcactgaaaaaaatctcagttcttAGGAAATGTGAGGGATTGTAACTACAGTTGTGCCAAGTAAGGCAGCATTTATTTGATCATCTGAAAATAAAGAGAGTTAAGTTTACAGTTTTTGACACTTAAAAAggttttctaaaataaattttaTGGTTGCAAGAAGTGCCAGATTGACAACCCTAGGGACATGCCCACGGAATCTCTATAGCATAGACATTAATGATACAAGCTCTCCTGTTCTGCCCTGTCATCTCTGTTGAGAAGTGATGTGATAATTGGAAAAGTGGTCaatttaaacaaacacaattaAACTAACATCCTGCAAATGGAAAAGGCCTTTTTATACAACTGAGAGTAGCTCACTCTCCATTTCTATTAAATCGTCTTCAAACGGATCCAATTAATGACAATGACAATTTGTGTGATCTGGCTATCTGACAACAAAGAGCTTATTGACCACTTATTTACTTTCGCAGGAGTGTGTGAACCTATCAGAGGGTAATACATTTTGGTCTCTTCCAATCTAGATCGGATTCAGAGGTGAAACCCTTTACTAATTCCAGTCTATGATTACAGTATTTTATAAAACTCTCTACTTACTAAGAGAGAAAACATAATGATACTGAATAGTAGTGAAGTGATTGGTCAAATATAGGGAAAAGATCAACTCCATATGAAGTGGCAAATGAAAGACTAATCCTTATTTAGGATGGACAAACCCTGGCTTCAGAGGAGGAAGACTGTATACATGTCACACACTGTTGGATAAGGAGCGATTCAGAAAGCTCCTGAAATCTTATAGTTAACAGCCACACAAAATTCCTTTCACTCACTCATCCCTTGCatgtaatttctctctcttttctttttggacAGAGATGAGttacatttaattaatttttcaacATCAGGGGAAAAGACAGGCAAGTATATTTTGTGCCTGGGTTAGTACACTCCCAAAACAATCTTGCAAGGCTGAGTTAACAACTTTGTTACTTATTGAACAAAGTTATTCCTGCCAGGAAGTCCTGTTTTTTTAACAGTGTTTCACTGAGATACATCTATCACATAAAACCAATGCAATACGCCTCTACCCGgatataacgtgacccgatataacacgggtTCGCATACAATGTGATAAAGCAGGCCTCCCCCACACCCAacggtctgggaggcaggagctgtggggggggcatTTTGGGGGGCCCCGCAGGCCCAGAATGGCCTGGGTGATTAgccgggggctgggagcagcctgctccACTTCCCTCACCCTGGCCACAGCCATGTCGTTGGGGGAGGGatcccccccccgcactcaccggcagcagcggaagcggagcagcccagccccagcccgctccactccgccagctcccagccgcagcgCTAAGCTTCCCACCACCGGTGAATGCggggggcgtcctttccccaacctccccgcactcaccagcggcAGGAAGCGGAGTg
The sequence above is a segment of the Natator depressus isolate rNatDep1 chromosome 5, rNatDep2.hap1, whole genome shotgun sequence genome. Coding sequences within it:
- the POLI gene encoding DNA polymerase iota isoform X2, with the translated sequence MIRNPELRDRPLGVQQKYLVVTCNYEARKLGIQKLMSVRDAKEKCPELVLVNGEDLTQYREMSYKVTELLEEFSPLVERLGFDENFVDITELVEKRLAQLQRDGCSKVSVSGHVYNNQTVNLHDVMHIRLVIGSQIAAEMREAMYNRLGLTGCAGVASNKLLSKLVSGTFKPNQQTVLLPESCQDLVGSLDHIRKVPGIGYKTTKRLELLGLSSVRDLQTFSPVILEKELGVSVAQHIQKLSYGEDDSPVASSGPPQSLSDEDSFKKCSSEVEVKKKMEELLAKLLDRISKDGRKPHTIRLTIRKFSSTNKWFSRESRQCPIPSHVVQKFGTGTYDVVAPLVGILMKLFRKMIKVEMPFHLTLLSVCFSNLKALPSLAKGSIGFYLTRSSPPSSAGKKMEGVPQDQVNSCSFVPDRRIRTRESSLETKSCTEEPEIPVCPLHLLPAGIDQEVFSQLPEDIKEEIISDKTGERIHTQNVLSQPLPFSKGALPFFAQEQMHTTPNSRRADHSISSLVCSEHFQSTSEMETAMVHSPNPNCILSLQDPPEYPESALMDDCMEQVPKESLNFSTTDSIVLNLQSQQHFFQPHSSDTQEQPIGAASQDEGQREQASGEGRIVFPPNIDPNIFSELPAEMQKELLAEWKNLKPVSKMHMNKPSEKLKTNKGKKNVMCSPQSNSLLRYFKPK